The segment GTTTATTCTTACACATCACGGAAAGAGTGTCGTATGTCTGCCCTCAACCTAACTCAAAATCCCCGCCAAAGGTTATTTTGATGTCGAAGTTCTAAGGTTATGCTCTGGAAATCAATTCAATGCTCTTTGATCAACAGTGTCCACTACGACAGGCCCCAGTGCGGTAACTGCCAGTAACCCGACCTAGACTCATCCAGTCCATTTACAAGTTTCAATGTTTGTTAAACTTTTTGCATCCAGACTCTCCAGCCCTCTAGACCCTCTATTTGCTCGCTCGTCCCAATTACAAGCTCCCCCCCTCATCCATCAGAATTCTAGTTAGAACATTTCTAACCTTCTGTCATCGAGCAGGAGTCTAGAATCAGTTCGCGCATAATTCCATACTTCTGATTACCGGGGCTTCCATACCGTCAATTAACTTGTCACTTGCTCATCCATTATTTTCTCGACGATCAATAGAGAAAGCCCCACTGTTGGATGAGGTGCCAATCTCATACGAGTACTTTGGCAACTTTGTGCACTTTCGAAAACATACCTCTTACCAAGTACATTGTGTATTGTCGACAACGACCTCTCGGTTCGACCATTTGGCTAAGGCAGGCAACTTGCGAGTGTCCTGACTAAATGCTTGATGCACTCATACCCACACCCAAACAACATAGTGGAATGCCAGAACTACGATTTCATCGTCAGGGTTCTGAGGGAAAGCCATACGCTTCGAGAATATACAGACCTCAACGTCAAAGGGTTAGACGATTCCCTACCAGGCCCCCGGTAAGAGATCGGTTCCTTAAGAGGACGGGGGAGGAAATGACGGGTGTAATGGAATCGAGGACACAAGCACCACACGATCTTATTGACAGACAAACATTATGCTTGCCGAACTTCTCAGAGGATTCCATACTGCATACTGGAGATGAAGGCTTTACAGATATATTGAGTCGATACTTCCCTGCGGCGGAGAGTAACGCTTCGGAACGCCTGGTGAAATTGAAGTCTCAGCTTCGTAAGGCTGACACGTATGACTTCTGGAGCGTGCTGATGCAGGAAATGTGCGATATAACAGGAGCTCAATGCGGATTGGTTGCTAAACGAATGTTGGTGGATGATCAGGATACCGCTGTCGAACTCCCGGAacttggagaagaaggatcATGTTTAATGGTTGTTGCTTTCTATACCAAAAATGGGGATGAGGAACCTAGACTTGAAAGAGATTATAAGTATACAGCCTTTGGTACACCTTGCGCTTATATGAAGTACGATAAAGTGGTCATTGTACCCGAGAGAATGAAGGAGGTAACACCCAACAATCCAAACATCATGCCATGGGGCCAATCGGAGGCCTTCATTGGTGTGCCATTATCTATGGAAGACAAATCTTTTGCACACTTTGCATTGATATGGTCGGAGGAAGGTGCAAAAAGAAGGAAGCTCAGTTGGAGTTTCATAGAAATGTTCATGCATTCTCTTGAAGACTTGATTCTCCAACGTATAGTAGAGGGCCGAGGCTTTGCTAAAGATGGTAACCTTCCGGAGTGCGCTGCAGAAAAGATCATACCTCTTTCTGCCATCACCGCTTCGCAGTCGCTAAAACCGTATGCTCGAAGCCTGTCGCACGAGTTAAGGACGCCCATGCAAGGAGTTGTTGGAATGCTTGATATTATGTACTCAACCGTGCTTGATGCTATCTCAAATCAACAGAATGAGCGGGCTCGATCTGTTTTTGCTGATCTCAAGGCCaatattgagattgtgcAAGGTAAATGAACCCCATCTTTATGGTTACTTTATCTGATACTCATCTTACACAGAAAGCTCTAGAAGGGCGATAGAAGCAGCCGATAATGTTGTCCACGCATACGATCTTAATATGCAAATGCCTGATGTTCCCTTAACGCCTGAAGATGATGGAACGAAATCTTTTATAACAATGCAAAATTATTCTCCGCCTACCGATGGACAATTACGAGAAgcattctcatctccaaatttAAAGAAGAGAAACCGATCCGAAGATCTCGAGCTCAATTTAGGATCTCCTCCAAAGCGTATGTTCACTTTGCCAGAGGGTGAAATTTCACAGCAATTACTCGATGTCGATTCCGCCATAGTGTCCACGGCATGCTCCAGCCCCGAGATGCCCATTCGATCCACAACCACCATGACTTcagagatagagatgaagTCAAACGAGTTTCCTTTCGATTCAAACCCTAGCCCACTTACATCTCCGGCTTCCATGACTCCGGGCCATCGACGCGTTATTACCCGTGAGTTCATGCGAAACCTCATTAGTGATTCCCTCAAGACCGATTGTCCAACTAGCGAGCACCATACCACGACGGAATTTGGCGAGTTGATTGAACTGAAAACACAAGGGTCAAGAGGCGAAGTGCAAGAATGCTCGATCGAATTAGTGATCCAGCCCGATGTTCCCGAGGCTATTCTTACCGAAGAGCAGCATTTGCAgttctcaatctcaaaaatcatcGACAATGCAATCAAGTTTACTGATGGAGGTAGTATCACAATAACGGTCAAACTCAACAACACTGGGCATATGATCGAGATATGGGTGGTTGATACAGGATGCGGTATTACCGAGGAATCACGATCTCGTTTATTTCAACCTCATTTCCAACAAAACGCGTCAATCAGTCGTGCAAAAGATGGTCTAGGACTTAGCCTGTTCAACGCGAAAGCTCATGTGAGGAAGAACCTTGGTGGCGATGTTACACTAGAAAGATCTGCAACAGAAGGCCCGTTGAAAGGATCGGAATTCCTGATACGTCTCCCAATTTCAGCACTGGATATGAAAAGGGCTGTGACTCCACTTGTGGGCTCATCACCTAGTCATCCTCGAATTACTCGGGATGCTGTTATATCTCCTTACGCAACAGCTTCAGCGAAGACTGCACGTCGACGAGCAATTCCCAACGCCAATCTTGCCAAAGACTATCCTCTAAACTTCCTCGTTGCAGAAGACAACGTAATCAATCGAAAATTCGCCATCACAGCTCTCAGCAGACTCGGCTATAGTGCAGATAACATTACACTTGCATTTGATGGAGCGGATGCCGTTCGTTCTTACCAAGCCTCGTTGTCAAAACCATCTGGTCGATATGATATCATATTAATGGATATATGGATGCCGAACATGGATGGCTACGAAGCTACAAAAGAAATCACCAAACTGGCGGAAGCTCATGGAGAGACTGCGACTATTGTCGCGGTTACAGCCGATATCACAGACGATTGTTCAATGAGGGCAAAGGAAGCGGGCATGCAAAGTTTCTTAGCGAAGCCATACAGagttattgatattgaaagacTCATCATCGGCAATTTTCAGCAAGGGTTCTGCTGTTCAGAATCATAGGcgtttattttttttttcacttcTTTTATGTATTTGCATTGCGGTTTTAGGATTCGGACGACTCAGCGGGGCACGGGTTTATGGCGTATagtaaatatcaaaatattagGGTTATTGGGACGAAAATTGGCAGGGCCTAGGAGCATTCACAGGGGGGCATCATGGCGTTTTCAGATGTCTAAATGGACCTCGAAGGAGTTATTATTATGATCAGGATAGGAGTTCAGATTGGTTATGAGATAAGGTCATCTATTACAGATATAGGGCACAGGTCCATGCAAGGCTTATGTATGAATTAATGGATGGGAAAATATCTGGGAGAATATGGGCATGACAATGGTGCTATTAATTACAGAGGATTGGTCGAATTAGAG is part of the Botrytis cinerea B05.10 chromosome 1, complete sequence genome and harbors:
- the Bchhk17 gene encoding Bchhk17 — translated: MLDALIPTPKQHSGMPELRFHRQGSEGKPYASRIYRPQRQRVRRFPTRPPVRDRFLKRTGEEMTGVMESRTQAPHDLIDRQTLCLPNFSEDSILHTGDEGFTDILSRYFPAAESNASERLVKLKSQLRKADTYDFWSVLMQEMCDITGAQCGLVAKRMLVDDQDTAVELPELGEEGSCLMVVAFYTKNGDEEPRLERDYKYTAFGTPCAYMKYDKVVIVPERMKEVTPNNPNIMPWGQSEAFIGVPLSMEDKSFAHFALIWSEEGAKRRKLSWSFIEMFMHSLEDLILQRIVEGRGFAKDGNLPECAAEKIIPLSAITASQSLKPYARSLSHELRTPMQGVVGMLDIMYSTVLDAISNQQNERARSVFADLKANIEIVQESSRRAIEAADNVVHAYDLNMQMPDVPLTPEDDGTKSFITMQNYSPPTDGQLREAFSSPNLKKRNRSEDLELNLGSPPKRMFTLPEGEISQQLLDVDSAIVSTACSSPEMPIRSTTTMTSEIEMKSNEFPFDSNPSPLTSPASMTPGHRRVITREFMRNLISDSLKTDCPTSEHHTTTEFGELIELKTQGSRGEVQECSIELVIQPDVPEAILTEEQHLQFSISKIIDNAIKFTDGGSITITVKLNNTGHMIEIWVVDTGCGITEESRSRLFQPHFQQNASISRAKDGLGLSLFNAKAHVRKNLGGDVTLERSATEGPLKGSEFLIRLPISALDMKRAVTPLVGSSPSHPRITRDAVISPYATASAKTARRRAIPNANLAKDYPLNFLVAEDNVINRKFAITALSRLGYSADNITLAFDGADAVRSYQASLSKPSGRYDIILMDIWMPNMDGYEATKEITKLAEAHGETATIVAVTADITDDCSMRAKEAGMQSFLAKPYRVIDIERLIIGNFQQGFCCSES